A single region of the Melopsittacus undulatus isolate bMelUnd1 chromosome 10, bMelUnd1.mat.Z, whole genome shotgun sequence genome encodes:
- the FNDC9 gene encoding fibronectin type III domain-containing protein 9: protein MNIEVHNITYTSATVSWAMNNPCPENYYHVMYRPNWNSIFAGYLRQNFHREERVPHPLSSLVLHRLTPSTIYVLCITCKNSYPSGNHCTTFHTLDKTPLIFGGSKHESTTSIWMVSSLLLLCFTALLAYGCLQFWSSRCHRAVRLKHPNTSSEEGSSSLERPLDDGLREEFLEVPMTTVLMRGSSFMRESPYSSPHSFFSYKTSDDKRAILPQHGLQ, encoded by the coding sequence ATGAACATCGAAGTGCACAACATCACTTACACCAGCGCCACTGTCTCCTGGGCCATGAACAACCCCTGTCCAGAGAACTACTACCATGTCATGTACCGCCCCAACTGGAACAGCATCTTTGCTGGCTATTTACGCCAGAACTTCCACCGTGAGGAGCGAGTTCCTCACCCCCTCAGCTCCCTCGTCCTCCACCGACTCACACCATCCACCATCTATGTTCTCTGCATCACATGCAAGAACTCTTACCCCTCCGGCAACCACTGCACCACCTTTCACACTCTGGACAAAACCCCTCTGATTTTCGGCGGCTCTAAGCATGAATCTACCACCTCCATATGGATGGTGAGCagcctgctgctcctctgcttcaCTGCTCTCCTGGCCTATGGCTGCCTGCAGTTCTGGTCTTCACGGTGCCACCGGGCTGTGAGGCTGAAGCATCCCAATACTAGCTCTGAAGAAGGGAGCAGCTCACTGGAGAGGCCGCTGGATGATGGACTGAGAGAGGAGTTTCTGGAAGTCCCCATGACCACTGTGCTAATGAGGGGCTCCAGCTTCATGAGGGAGAGCCCATACAGCTCCCCccacagctttttttcctataaaaccAGTGATGATAAAAGGGCCATCTTGCCACAGCATGGCCTTCAATGA